DNA sequence from the Paenibacillus azoreducens genome:
TGATACCCAGGTGGCTGCTACGCTCGAGCAGATGAACCAAGCAGGAACGTTGTGGGTTCTTCCCGGAATTGCCGGCATTGTTCTAAGTATTTTAGCTATTTTTTTGTTAAAAGGGAACGCTAATCCGAAAATAGTAGGCTGGATGCTTATTCTTGGGTCGGTAGTGCTTTGTATTATTTCTGTTTTTGGATTCTTCCCTCTCGTGTTCTTTGTTATCGCCGGAATTATGGCATTGGTTAGGAACCCGAATGTAAGAAGGAAACAAGGAATTAGATAAGGCGTTATAAAAAGCCGTAATGAGAAATGATCTTTACAAATCTGCTTTTTCAGGGGACGAAAGTAAAAAGGAGAGCTAATGTTGAGAATTGCACAGTTGATATGGCAATGTACTCTTAATAGCGTTCTGTAAGAAATGAATTGAAAATTCAAATAACATAAAGGGTTCTACATATTATGCATTCCTAATTTGTGGAACCCTTTATGTTTAACAATCATAGTTCTACGCTCTCACCTAGAACCGCTGCCTCTTTCACTTTATTCATTTTATGATTACCTGACTACAACCAGCCCGCTCGAGCTTGGATGAAGCCTATCGGCCGCGACCAGCACCCCGGCTTTAGCCAGACCTCGTTGTACCTCATCATCGCTGCGGCCAGCTCCT
Encoded proteins:
- a CDS encoding DUF4064 domain-containing protein, encoding MKRTGEIILSIIGAVTSLIMVGTGIFFLYSKDNQTYLDYLHANWNDTQVAATLEQMNQAGTLWVLPGIAGIVLSILAIFLLKGNANPKIVGWMLILGSVVLCIISVFGFFPLVFFVIAGIMALVRNPNVRRKQGIR